In Candidatus Eisenbacteria bacterium, the genomic window TGTGACAAAACTCGGGCTCAGAACGCGCGGGCATTCGCGGGCACAGGAGGGTGCGCGAAACGGGACCCGTCGTCCCGTTTCGCGTGGGTGCTGGCTAGGCCGGGCGAGCGATCGCTAGTCGTCTCCACCGTCTTGCTTTGCTGCGCGTGTCGCGCGCTCCTTCTCGGCCTTGCGAAGTTTTTCGTGGAAGCCCTCTTCGAAGGCCTTCACCACCTTGTTGATCTCGGGCTGATCGCTCACTTCGGGCCCGAGCATGACGGCGGGTGAAGCGCGGTGAATGCACGCGCTTCGCCCAACTTTCGTGCGACCCGAAATCACGCTTGATTCGGTTCCCTCCCGGTTCGCGTGGCTACGGTTGGGCTACAGTCCTCTCAGACGGAAGAGGATTTCGTCGAAGACTCAACGGGCTTACCCTCCCAAACAACCCTAGCCCGGTTGGGGTCCCCGCCTCATGAGGGTGATGCATGAACGATGTACGGAATGAAACACACCCAGAGCACCACATACTGCTCAAGCTCGAGCGTGGAGACGCCAGCATCACGGCAGCGGACCCGATGATGCGGTGGGGGCCGCGCGCGAGTTCAAGATCCGCCCGATCGGCTTCGAACGGGGGAGTCTCAAGAAGGGCGAGGTCTACTCGGCTGACCTCAGGGCGGTCATCGAGAATCTGTCACTGCCTGAGGCGGAGTGATCTGACTCACATCAAGCCGGATCAAACAGCGGCGGGGCCGGATACATGCGACTGTCACGCAGCACAACAGAGATCGTTCACCTGAGAGTCCACCAGAGGTGAGGCCACCGAGACCGATGATGACGCCCGAGCTCACCCGCCCTCGTTGGATCGACCGGACGTTTCAGTTCGTCCATCCACCGTGGATGCTCCTGGACATGATCGAGCGCCTGCGCGGCGTCGTGCCGCGGCTTGGTCCGCTGCTCGCCGAGCTCGATGAGGTCACCGCGCACCGCCGCAACGAGAACACTTGGTCGATCGCTCAGAACGTCGGCCATCTGTCGGACACCGAGGAGCTGTGGCAGGAGCGGATCGAAGACCTGCGCCAGGGTCGTGCGACGTACACACCCGCCGATGCGGCGCGCTTCCAGACACTCGCCGAGCGCCATCAGACACGCCCCTTGGCGGCGACGCTCGCCGAGCTGTCCGAGCGGCGGGCGCGGCTGGTCGCGGCACTCCTTGAGGCGCCCGAGGGCTTGCAGCGCGCGAGCTCGTTCCACGAGCGGCTCAAGACGCCGATGCGACTTGTGGATTGCGCGCAGTTCGTCGCCGAGCACGACGACCATCACCTGCTGCGCATCCGAGCTCTGCGAAAGCTTTTCGGCGCTGATGCCGCCGGCTGATCGCCCGGCGCAATTCCCGCCCATTCGGACGGGGAACGTCGCCAAGTTGGTGCGCCGCGAAGGAATCGAACCTTCAACCTACTGATTAGAGACAACAATTGCTGCCAGCACGAAGCGATTGTCGCGCAAGAAATTGCGAGGACTGCCGAAGAATTGCGCAGGATGCGCGCGGGCAGTAGGAGGCATCGAGGGGCACCCGAAGGGACACAAAACGGGACCAGTGGTCCCACCACTCAAATGCGCGCCTCCCACCCGGCGAGGGTGGGAGGCGCTGAGTCCTCGACGAGTTCGAGCAGTCTTCAGCGAAGGTGGTAGGCCAAACCCAAGCTAATCGTGACCTCGTTCCGCGTTGATACGTCGTCGTTGCCGGTGAGCCCCTTGAACTGTGTCAGGTAATCACGGGCCTCGAGACGCATCGCGACTCGCGACATTTGAAACTCGCTGCCCAGTGCGCCGTAACCGGCCGGGTAGCTCTTCGAACCCCCCTCGTCCGTGGGATCGTAGGTCCGAACACCGCCCCCCAGTCCAATGAAGGGCCGGATGCTCCATCCGTTGTCGAGCGGCATGTCTTTGAACAGCTCGCCGCCTACGTCAGCCTGATAGATGTGCATGTGGCCGCCGGACGCGACGTTCTGGTTGAGATCGGGACCGGCGAATCCGAACGTCCCAACGATGTGAAAGCGATCCGCCAGTTCGAAGGCAAGCTGGCCGCCTGCCAGGAAGGCGTCCTGGAGAAGATCGCGCTGATCGCCGGTCGGGACGAGGACTCCCGCGAATGGTCGGATCTCCGGCTTGGACTGCGCCCGCGCCTCGATCGGCAGCAACAGCAGCAGGGCGAATGCAATCAGTAACCTGCGCATAAAAATCGACCTCCCTTCACTCCCGCTCGAGTGGGAGGCGGACCTCCGACGGTCTCGGCGTGCCGCGCCCGCCCTCAGGAGCAGCGCATCGTATGCGCAACTCTTGTGCCCGCCGGGCTTGAACCACCCTCGCCCGCACAAACGCTACTCCGACAGCAGATTCATCACCGCCCTACCGGCAGCAGTGGCGCGAGTGGAACCTGCCGGGAATGGCACCAAGTCAGGTCTGCTTGTCAGGCCCGACGACGAGGCGTCTCCCCAGATGCGCCCGGGGACGGCGCGGCCCGGGAGGTCGTGAGCCGCACCTTGGCCTCAAGGGATCGTTCAAACCGATCTCAGAGAAGACGGGACCAAGCAGTGGATGCTTGTGGCTAAGTTGGTGCGCCGCGAAGGAATCGAACCTTCAACCTACTGATTAAGAGTCGGATGGAGGGGTCAGGGCGAACCGGGACGAATCGGGGTGAAGCGTGACGAGCCAAGCGCTTCGCCCCGATTTCGTCTGGGTCGAAAACACGGCTCGTCCCGGTTCGTCCCGGTTCGCGCGGCTACAGTTGGGCTACACCCGCTGAGGGGGACCGCCGATTGAATTGGGGAGATCCGGGGCCAGCGTGAAATGTGATGCTGGGAGGGTGCGACTCCACCGGGCTTCCTGTCTGCCGGTCGAGTAGGGACGGGAGCTCATCTCTCAACCATGAGGTCACCGGTTACCGAGGACCAAGATGGGCGAGTTTGTGAGAAGGACATGGCTTCCTGCGGTGCTCTTCGCCGCGCCAGCCTTCTGGTATGAGCGTGCGAATGGTCCCCTGGCACCCTTTCCATATGGTGCCGTTACCCTCTACGTGCTGGCGGTTGTACCGGTCGTCTGGTGGCTTTTGGCTGCGGCTCGCGAGCCGATGAGTGCCGCCCGTGCAGCGGGCGCCGGTGCAGCTTGCGGCGGAGTCCTGATCCTGATTCCTGCCGTGGTCATCGCGATTTCTGCGGTAGTGAATCCCGGCGACGGTACCGGAGAGTTGGCAAGTGTCTTCGGGTTCGTTGTTCTTGCTGGCGAGGCGGCAATCCTGGTGCTGCTTGGCGTAGCGATTGGACTCGTTACGGTGTTCCTAAACAGGGAGAGTCAAGGACCACGCCCCTCGTGAAGCCGGACGCCGATCCGAGTCGAGCCGACAGTGGAGCTCCCCAGCCCGGCACGTGCGTGGTGCGGACTCACGATGTTGCCGGCAGGCTTCGAGCCTGGAGCGTGGGTTCGTTCAAGCCGAAAAGTTGTGGTCTTGGACTGAATCAGTCAGTCCTTAAGTTATTCTTGCTCGTCTCCGTTGCCCTCATTGGTTGTAAGAAGGAGGCATCTCAGACAGCGCCAATTGACCTCGCGGCAATTGAGAGCATCACTTGGTCATCTCCCGATCCGGACCGCGATAATAGAGTTAACTGGTTGCAGGCTGATGTCCTGCTTCGGCTCCCTGCGGGCGCGCAGTGTGCCGATCTAGGCACTGTTCTCGAGCAGTCTGAACAAGGCCAGTACCTCGTTACTGGCTCACGAATCGACCGGGTGGCCCACCCCGGTGAGGTCAACAGCGCAATGCTTCCTGGATGTACCGCAGATGCAAATGGCCGCTGTCTGGTGCAATTGGGGTTCAGTGCGGATTCAATTGCCTCTCATGCAACAAGTGGCACGTGGACTGCCCGCCTCAAACTCGTTTGGCGTTTGCCGAAAGACGGCGGAAGTTACGCCTTCGGGAATCTAGACAGCTTGGTGCAGGTACCCCCGCAGAGAGTGGAACTCTACCGGGTAGGGCCCTAAGGCTCCCTAGTTCGATTGCTGTGATGCGCCACCGCGCCCAGCGCTTTCGTTGATCGACTGCCGACAGGATCAGCAGTTGGGCTACAGCCCGTCAGCTAAGTTGGTGCGCCGCGAAGGAATCGAACCTTCAACCTACTGATTAAGAGTCAGTTGCTCTGCCAATTGAGCTAGCGGCGCTCCAGGGAAGGCGGGCTAATCTACGGGGCATCGCCGGGCGTGGTCAAGGCTCTCCCGCCTTCTGCCGGAGCTGTTCCACGAGGTGTGAGCATCACGGAACGAGAGGGGAGGGCGCCGGAGCGCCCTCCCGTGTCATGTGGCGTCAACTTCAGTTCACGCGGATGAGCCGCTTGTTCCATTCCTTTCCGTCCGCGCGGAGTCGGACGAAGTAGAGGCCGGCTTCGGCCTGCTGCCCGTTGTTCCGACGGCCACTCCACACGACTTCCGTGGACCCCGCCTCGTAGACGCCCTGTGCGAGATCCGCGACCTGGCGACCCTGGAGATCGAAGACCGAAATCTCCACCTTCCCGCGGCGAGCAAGCGAGAAGCCGACCGTCACCGGACCGCCGGTTGGGTTCGGGTGCGGCGAGCGAAGGCCCGTCACTCCTCGGCCTCCGCCGACGCCCACCGGTCCGGACGAGATCGAGAACCTCTCGCTCACGGCGACGACTCCGGTGACTTCTCCGCCCGCCTGTCCGCTTTCGATCTCCACCACCGCGACCAGCGCGTTGTCGGAGGGCTCGCTGGGAACGTTCCACTGGATCGTCCCGGTGTTGGCCGCCTCCGAGACCTGAAGGCTCCACGAGGCTCCGCCATCCGCGGAGTACATCATGGCCACCGACGGCGCCGAAGTCGTGACTTCGTAACCGATGAGGAAAGCCTCTCCCGGCGCGACGATCTGGTTCGCGGTCGGCTGGGTGACGTGGCCGCCCTTGATGCGAACCGTATCGTTCCCTTCGAATCCCACGCTGGCGCCGAGCAGGCCGGTCACTTTGACGGCCACCGCTTCGCCGATCGGGAGCGCCAGCTCGAGCGCGCTGCGTGAGAAGTACACCTTGAGGTCCGGGATGCCGTCTTCGTCCTCGTCGCCGATGACGATCGGCGCCGACCCCGACAGATCCACGGGGATGGAGTTGTTGATCCGGATGCTGGCCACGTCGATGTCGGCCGCTGCGTAGGGTGGCTGCGGCTCGAGAAACGCCTGGACGCGCCTGGGTGAGCCTTGGCCGCCGATGACGATGGTCTCGGGCTTGAGCGAGAATTCGATCGGGATCACGGGAGACAGTTTGTAGACGATGCCTCCCGTGCCGTTGGCCGGAGTGTTCGTGACCATGGCGTAGAGCTCGCCGTGGCCGTCCTCGCCGAAGCCGTGGACCGTGAGCTGGTTGGGCAGCTTGTCATTGGCCAGGAGCGGAAGGCGGAACTCCGCCATCTCGCCGCTCGCCAGGTCGGCGTAGAACAGACGGCCGTCGATGCGCGGCGGGGCATTCCGGATCGCCAGGTCGCCGAAGACATACTTGCCGTAGAGCTCGGGGATCGCGGTGCCCCGGTAGACGAAGCCGCCGGTGATCGAGATGCCGTCGCTGTGGTCGTATTCGAGCGTCCCGGCCGGACCGGAAAGCGGGTCGATGAGACCTGCCGGGACGCCGGGGCTACGCGCGCCGATGGTTCCGTTGGCGCGATTGAAGAGGAAATCGCCTTCCTTGACCGCCCAGCCGTAGTTGCCGCCCAGCGCGATGCGATTGATCTCCTCGACGTTGTTCTGTCCGACGTCGGCGAGGATCAGCTCCCCGTTGAGGCGATCGAAGGCGAATCGGTAGGGATTGCGCAGCCCGGTCGCGTAGGTCTCCGGAACCTCTCCCGGTCCCTGGAATGGATTCGTGGCGGGGATGCGGTACTGCCCGTTGGCGCTCACCGCATCCGCGCTGCCCATGGTGAGCGACGGATGCGTGGGATCGAAGCGGAGCATCTTGCCGAGAGGCGTGGTGAGGTTCTGCGCGTTGCCGCCCGGCTCGATGTGGCTCGCGCCGACGTCGTTGGCGTTGCCGCCGTCTCCGAGCGCAAGGTACATGTAGCCATCGGGACCGAAAGCGACCGTTCCGCCGTTGTGATTCCCGGCGTTCTTGCCGAACGAGATGATCTCCCGGCGGGTCGTTGGATCGATGACGTTGGGGTCCGTCGCGCTCATCTTGTACTCGTTGACCACGGTCTTGTAGTTCTGGGTGGCGTTGTTCGGCGCGACATAGGTGGGTGAGGTTCCGGGCGGGATCGGCTCGCCGCTGAACGTGTAGAGCGTCCGGTACCCGACGTGGTTCGGGTCGTTGAAGCCCGGGCTGAACGCCAGCCCGAGGAGTCCGCGCTCGTCATTCGCGTTGCCGGGATTGAGCGGCGGCGACACGCGGCTCTGAACGTCGAGAGCGGGCGTGGCCCGGAGCGCTCCGTTCTCGATTACGAGGATCAGCCCCCTCTGTTCCACCACGAACAGGCGGTTCAGGTCGCCGGGCGGGTTGATCCCGTAATCGGGAGCGCTGAGTCCGGTCACCAGCGGATGCAGGTGAAGGGCGACGGTGCCTCGAGGAATGTCGGGCAGCGGTCCCACCTGTTGCGCTCCGACCGGGCCGGCGAAGAGCAGGGAAGCGAGCATCAGTAGAGGTGCCTGGGACGACTTCATGGACGAAACCTCCTTCGCGAGTTGTTGCGCTGCGAGGTCGGCGGGGTTTCAACCGCCGGGGGACATCCTGATCAACCCCAGGCCCGGGTCGGGAACGGGCCGGTGAATCAATGAACCAGTGGGATCCTTCGGTGCAGCTGGTCCTGGCCGACGACGAGGCGCGCCAGGTAGAGACCTGACGGCGCCCGTTCGCCCGAGTCCGTACGTCCATCCCACACCAGGCCGTGCGAGCCGGCGGACTGGGTGGCGCCCGCGACCAGACGTCGCACGACGTGACCCATGACGTCGTGAATCGCCAGCGACACCTTGGCCGGGCGCGCCAGCGTGTAGCCGAGATGGACCGGCCCGGATGCGGGTGAGGGCCAAGGGGGCGCGAACTCCACGCCGGCGACCGAGTGGGATCCAACGCCCGTGCTGGGGGGCGTGTAATCCACCGTGAGCGCGGGCGGCTGGGATCCTTCTCTCGAATCGAACTTCTTGACGGCCTGCAGCGTGGCCTCGTTGCCGAACACCAACCAGCCGAAGTTCGATGTCGGCGTGTTCACCCAGCTCTGCACGTCGGCGACAAGCCCAGGGCCCGTCCATTCGTACGCGGCCAGGTCGGTCACCGTCTGGGAGGCGCTGGGCTGGGCCACGAAGTCACCCCCGGCACTCGACCACGCGTCGGTGGCGAAGAATCGATAGGTCCACGTGGCGTCGCCGGTCCCCGCGGGGGCTCCGGTTCCGGCGCCGAATGCGGTTCCTTCGCCCCAATCGGCGTTCAATCGATGCAGGGTGACCGTCGCCGAGATGGAGTTGACCGATTGACTCATCTGCAGCGTCAGAGTCACCGAGTTGATCGTGGAGTTCACCGGTATGGACGACAGATTGAAGGCCATGACGCCACGACGCATGGAGCCCCCACCGAGCGTTCCAACGCGGCCGACGTAGATGCCGTCGCCGGCGCCGTTGCTGTTGCCGTTCGGCGTTTCGATGAGGGTGTTGTCCTTCGAGGGCAGCAGAGTCACCGTGACCGCTTCGCAAATCGGAGCAAAGGACAGCGATCCGGCGAGAAGGAAAAGCGCGGCTAAAGGCAGGGACCGAACGGGGGATTCCATGCTCGCCTCCTGGTAGCGAGACGCTCGAAGGCGTTCGGAATGGACGATCACCTGAGATGAGCGGAATTCTATTCCCCG contains:
- a CDS encoding PQQ-dependent sugar dehydrogenase; the protein is MKSSQAPLLMLASLLFAGPVGAQQVGPLPDIPRGTVALHLHPLVTGLSAPDYGINPPGDLNRLFVVEQRGLILVIENGALRATPALDVQSRVSPPLNPGNANDERGLLGLAFSPGFNDPNHVGYRTLYTFSGEPIPPGTSPTYVAPNNATQNYKTVVNEYKMSATDPNVIDPTTRREIISFGKNAGNHNGGTVAFGPDGYMYLALGDGGNANDVGASHIEPGGNAQNLTTPLGKMLRFDPTHPSLTMGSADAVSANGQYRIPATNPFQGPGEVPETYATGLRNPYRFAFDRLNGELILADVGQNNVEEINRIALGGNYGWAVKEGDFLFNRANGTIGARSPGVPAGLIDPLSGPAGTLEYDHSDGISITGGFVYRGTAIPELYGKYVFGDLAIRNAPPRIDGRLFYADLASGEMAEFRLPLLANDKLPNQLTVHGFGEDGHGELYAMVTNTPANGTGGIVYKLSPVIPIEFSLKPETIVIGGQGSPRRVQAFLEPQPPYAAADIDVASIRINNSIPVDLSGSAPIVIGDEDEDGIPDLKVYFSRSALELALPIGEAVAVKVTGLLGASVGFEGNDTVRIKGGHVTQPTANQIVAPGEAFLIGYEVTTSAPSVAMMYSADGGASWSLQVSEAANTGTIQWNVPSEPSDNALVAVVEIESGQAGGEVTGVVAVSERFSISSGPVGVGGGRGVTGLRSPHPNPTGGPVTVGFSLARRGKVEISVFDLQGRQVADLAQGVYEAGSTEVVWSGRRNNGQQAEAGLYFVRLRADGKEWNKRLIRVN
- a CDS encoding DinB family protein, which translates into the protein MIERLRGVVPRLGPLLAELDEVTAHRRNENTWSIAQNVGHLSDTEELWQERIEDLRQGRATYTPADAARFQTLAERHQTRPLAATLAELSERRARLVAALLEAPEGLQRASSFHERLKTPMRLVDCAQFVAEHDDHHLLRIRALRKLFGADAAG
- a CDS encoding DNRLRE domain-containing protein, which gives rise to MTLLPSKDNTLIETPNGNSNGAGDGIYVGRVGTLGGGSMRRGVMAFNLSSIPVNSTINSVTLTLQMSQSVNSISATVTLHRLNADWGEGTAFGAGTGAPAGTGDATWTYRFFATDAWSSAGGDFVAQPSASQTVTDLAAYEWTGPGLVADVQSWVNTPTSNFGWLVFGNEATLQAVKKFDSREGSQPPALTVDYTPPSTGVGSHSVAGVEFAPPWPSPASGPVHLGYTLARPAKVSLAIHDVMGHVVRRLVAGATQSAGSHGLVWDGRTDSGERAPSGLYLARLVVGQDQLHRRIPLVH